One Hevea brasiliensis isolate MT/VB/25A 57/8 chromosome 5, ASM3005281v1, whole genome shotgun sequence genomic region harbors:
- the LOC110662054 gene encoding protein SODIUM POTASSIUM ROOT DEFECTIVE 1 — protein sequence MKKIDIFCASQASTAICVSMNQPSSSSSSSLPPIIPLGGRAIDRHNPIIRDQKRTPRALTLAPCTSQSPPINPQPYHLLHKTENDPAEAASKKTKNDQAKNKSSRKLKERKDKKSSSKAAGDDVAHKKDSSSSSSSSSSSSSSTHVGNKEDDIVRKSSAKRGDFIIPPESSRYLLSEKDFLDGLSDYDPVLALVPTEPNMPSSAQANSKQQESISKPSSNSNSERPSNQVVVLRVSLHCRGCEGKVRKHLSRMEGVRSYSIDFAAKKVTIVGDVTPLGVLASVSKVKNAQFWTSAANPAAPLSQLKK from the exons ATGAAAAAAATTGATATCTTCTGTGCTTCTCAAGCTTCTACAGCTATTTGCGTGAGCATGAATCaaccctcctcctcctcctcctcttcctTGCCACCCATCATTCCACTCGGCGGCCGAGCTATTGACCGTCACAATCCCATAATCAGAGACCAGAAAAGAACTCCCAGAGCACTCACATTAGCTCCCTGTACTTCTCAATCTCCACCCATCAATCCCCAACCTTACCATCTTCTTCACAAGACCGAAAATGATCCTGCAGAAGCAGCTAGCAAAAAGACAAAAAATGATCAAGCCAAGAATAAAAGCTCAAGAAAGCTAAAAgagagaaaagacaagaaaagctCTTCTAAGGCAGCTGGCGATGATGTTGCTCATAAGAaggattcttcttcttcttcttcttcttcttcttcttcttcttcttctactcaTGTGGGTAATAAAGAAGATGACATTGTAAGGAAGAGCTCGGCAAAGCGTGGTGATTTTATCATCCCACCTGAATCATCTAGATATCTTTTGAGCGAAAAGGATTTTCTTGATGGGTTATCGGATTATGATCCAGTTTTGGCATTGGTTCCTACTGAACCCAATATGCCATCATCAGCTCAAGCTAATTCCAAGCAACAAGAGTCTATTTCAAAACCATCTTCAAATTCCAACTCTGAGAGGCCATCAAACCAG GTTGTGGTTTTGAGAGTGTCACTGCACTGCAGAGGCTGTGAAGGAAAAGTGAGGAAACATCTATCTAGAATGGAAG GTGTGAGATCGTACAGCATAGATTTTGCAGCAAAGAAGGTGACAATTGTAGGAGATGTGACACCATTAGGTGTGCTTGCGAGTGTATCAAAGGTGAAGAATGCCCAATTTTGGACATCTGCTGCAAACCCAGCTGCACCACTCTCCCAACTCAAGAAATAA